In Bradyrhizobium symbiodeficiens, the genomic stretch TGGCCTCCGGCCACGATCTGGCCGACCGTTGGCAGACGGTCGCCGGCAAAGCCGATCAGCCCGGCCACAACATCAACCGCTCCGGCAAGTCCGACCGGCTCGCCGACATCAAGCAGGGAGTTCCCACCCGCACCGTCTCCATGCGGTTGAATGACCTTCCCGCGACGTCAGTGCTGCTCCGCGTCCCCGCAGTCATCGAGACCGGCAGTGCCAAGCCGCCGCTCACGCTGCAGAAGCAGGGCCGAAACAAGCCGACGATCGCCTGCGAGCCAATGGTCAGCTCCCTTACCGAGGTCGCAAAGCTGCTCCAGCCGGGCCGCTGCGTGACCTGACCCGCCGGGGCGCCGGATAGATCGTTATCCGGCCCGGAGGCGATTCTTCACATCCACTTGATCCCCTGTACGCTCGCGTTATATCCCGGGTTTCTTCCCTTTCGTTTTGACCGGGTAAACGCATGACGACGTCAGACACGGCTGTGCATACACAGCCTTTCCAGGCCGAGGTTTCCGAACTGCTGCACCTGATGGTGCACTCCGTCTATTCCGAGACCGATATCTTCCTGCGCGAGCTCGTCTCCAACGCCTCGGACGCCTGCGACAAGCTTCGCTATGAGGCGATCGCAAGTCCTTCGCTGCTGGGCGAGGGCGACGCGCTCAAGATCCGCATCATCCCGAACAAGGCGGCCGGGACGCTCACGATCGCCGACAACGGCATCGGCATGGAGCGGCAGGAGCTGATCGACCATCTCGGCACCATCGCCCGCTCCGGCACCAAGGCGTTCGTGTCCAAGCTGAAGGAGGCCAAGGACGGCCTCGGCCTGATCGGCCAGTTCGGCGTCGGCTTCTATTCCGCCTTCATGGTCGCCGATAAGATCGTCGTGGTCAGCCGCCGCGCCGGCGAGAGCGACGTCTGGACCTGGACGTCCTCCGGCGGCTCCGGCTTCGAGATCGCCGGTGCCAGCGACGAGGAAGCGGCGCGTGTGACGCGCGGCACCGAGATCGTCCTGCATCTGAAAGATGACGCCAAGAAATATCTCGAGGCCTTCGAGATCGAGCGCATCATCGGTGCCTATTCCGACAACATCCTGTTCCCGATCGAGCTGGTGCCGGAAGAAGGCGAGCCGCGCCAGATCAATTCGGCGAGCGCGTTGTGGCAACGCTCGAAATCCGAGCTGACGGCGGACGACTACAAGAAGGCCTATCAGCAGATCGCATCCGCCTTCGACGATCCCGCGATGACACTGCATTACCGCGCCGAGGGCCGCTACTCTTACGCCGTGTTGCTGTTCGCGCCCTCAACCAAGCCATTCGACCTGTTCGAGCCGAACCGCAAGGGCCGGGTGAAGCTCTACGTCCGCCGCGTCTTCATCACCGACGATGCCGATCTGCTCCCGGGATACTTGCGCTTCATCCGCGGCGTCGTCGACAGCGAGGACCTCCCGCTCAACATTTCCCGCGAGATGTTGCAGAACAATCCGCAGCTGGCGCAGATCCGCAAGGCCGTGGCGACCCGGGTCGTGTCGGAGCTCGAAAGCCTGGCCGAGAAGGATCCGGAGAACTTCGCCAAAATCTGGGACGCGTTCGGTGCCGTGCTCAAGGAAGGCATTTACGAGGATTTCGAGCGCCGCGAAAAGCTGCTGGCACTGTCACGCTTCACAACGACATCGGGCGAGAAGCGGTCGCTGAAGCAGGTCATCGCCGATTTCAAGCCGAACCAGACCGAGATCTATTATCTCGTCGGCGACAGCATCGAGCGGCTGAAATCCAATCCGCGGCTGGAGGCTGCGACCGCGCGCGGCATCGAGGTGCTGCTGCTGTCCGATCCCGTCGATGCGTTCTGGACCTCGATGCCGTCGGAGTTCGACGGCAAGCCGCTGAAGTCGCTGAGCCAGGGTGATCTCAATCTCGACCTGATTCCGCGCGTCGACGACAACGATGAAGCAAAGAAGGACGAGCCGGAGGCCGATGAAGCGGCCACCATCGCCGTCATCAAGGCCGCGCTCGGCGAGCGCGTCAGCGACGTCAAGGCCTCGACGCGCCTCACCAGCTCGGCCTCCTGCCTCGTCGCCGACAGCCAGGGCCCGAGCCGCGAGCTCGAGCGCATCCTGTCGCAGCAGAACCGCGGCATGAAGACCAAGCCGATCCTGGAAATCAATCTGCGCCATCCGATGGTGGGCGCGATCACCAAGGCGCAAGCCGGCTCCAAGGCGGTCGACGATCTCAGCCTGCTCCTGCTCGAGCAGGCGCAGATCCTGGACGGTGAACTGCCGGAGGATCCGGCCGCGTTTGCGGCGAGGCTGAACCGGCTGGTGTTGCAAGGGCTTGGCGCCTAGCGCCGCAGTCCCAGCACTCACCTTGCCGTCATCTGTCCTAGGAACAGTCGCCGTCGGCCTCGTGTTATGCCATAGCAGGTCGTCGGCATCAGCCGGGCCGCCGATTCGAGGATGAAGTTCATGCGCTTGCCGATTCTGACTCTCGCCGCGATTGCCACGCTGTTGGTCGCGGCCGATGCCAGCGCCCAAACCTACGATCCGCGCTACCCCGTGTGCATGCACGTCTATACGCCCGGCGGCTTCGGCGGTGGCGGCGGCGACTATTTCGACTGCTCCTTCACCTCGCTGCCGCAGTGCCGTGCGACCGCGTCGGGCCGCTCGGCGAGCTGCGACGTCAACCCCTACTACCGCTTCGACCAGCCGCCGCAGCAGCCGCGCCGGCGTCACAAGAAACAGCATTGAGGATCCGCAATGCAGGGTATCGGAACACAGCTCATGCGTTTCTCATTCGGCCTGATCATGATCGCCGGGACGCTGCTCACGCCCGCGTCCTCGCATGCGCAGACCTTTGATCCGCGGTACCCCGTCTGCATGCACGTTTATTCAGGTGCGAACGGGGGCGGCGGGGAGTGGTACGATTGCTCCTTCACCTCGTTGCCGCAGTGCCGCGCCACCGCATCGGGCCGCTCCGCAATCTGCGATCTCAACCCGTATTATCCGGTCCACGCGCCGGCATCGTACCATTCCCGCAATCCGCGCGTCCGTTAGCCTTTGGGCTCCCGTGGGCGACGATGGTTGAGCCAGGTCAACGTCTGCATCTGCGTCCTCGGGCACTCTCGGTGCGCAGTCCGACGTCAGGAGTCCGGCATCATGCCGGCCCTTCAGATCGGGCGGATGACGCGAGGAGATTTCCATGAACAGGTGCACCCTTACGGCGCTCGTCGGCTCGACCCTTGTCATGATCGCCGTCCAGCCGGCCCGCGCGGACGTGATCGCGCGTTACGAATGCAGCCTTGCCGGCTTCTTCACCCAGGAGCCGATTGGCGACCATCCCGATCACAATCTGGTGGCGCAGGACTATGTCTGCGTCGGCGTCGAGGGATTGCTGAAGGGCGCGGTCTATTCCGCGTCGAATGTCGTCGAGTGGGACGGCCCCAAAGCGACGATGGTGATGGGTGGCGGCGTGCACCGCATTCCCGGCGGACGCCTCGTGACGCAGCTGACCGAAGGCTCCGCCAAGGCCGTGATGAAGGACGGCAAGCCCGTTGGCGTCGAATCCGTGGGCAAGGGAATCGTCAAGTTCGCATCCGGCCCATTCGCCGGCTTGAACGGCAAGACGGTCGGATTCGTCACGAAGCCGATCAATCCGATCCGGTTCAATCTCGAATTCACGGCGGATTGAGGCAGCGCGATACTCTGCAACCGCGCATGCCGATCCCATTGGCGTGGTAAAGGATCGCTAGAGTTAATCGCGTCCTAACCGGGTTTTACCTTGTCTCTTAACACCTGGGCAGGGCGCGCGGGCTAAGCTTCGGAAGACAGCAGATAGCCCCGAAAGCATGAACGGTATGACGACCGGTATCATCGAGCGCCCGAAAGCCGCCCGTGCGCCTTCGGCTTCAAAGATCTGGCTGAAGGCCATCGAGCTCACCGCGCGGATCGAGACGCTGCCGGGACGTCTGTTCGCGGACGTCATCGACGATTGGGCGCAGCGGCAGCCCGACCGCGTCGCGCTGACCACGGACGACGCAAGTCTCGACTATGAAGGCCTGTCGAAGCGCATCAACCGCTACGCGCGCTGGGCGCGCTCGGCCGGCGTGGCCAAGGGTGATACGGTCGCCTTGATCATGCCGAACGGCGTCGATTATGTCGCGGCATGGCTCGGCATCAGCCGGATCGGCGGCGTGGCCGCGCTGCTCAACACCAAGCTGGTGGGACAGTCGCTCGCGCATTGCCTCGACGTCGCAAAGCCCTCGCATATCATCGTTGCGCAGGAGCTGACGGAGATGCTGGAGAGTGCAACGCCGCATCTGAAGACGCAGGCCAAGGTCTGGACCCATGGCGATGCCCGCAGCGAGCGCGCCATCGACGTCGCCCTCGCGGCGCTGGACGATGCTCCCATGTCGCCGGAGGAGCGCGGTGAGGTCACCATCGACGACCGTGCGCTGCTGATCTACACCTCGGGCACGACAGGCCTGCCGAAGGCCGCCAGCATCAGCCACCGCCGCATTCTCAATTGGGGCTTCTGGTTCGCCGGTCTCACCGGCGCGAGCCCGCAAGACCGGCTCTACGATTGCCTGCCGCTGTTCCACTCGGTCGGCGGCATCGTCGCGCCGTGCAGCATGCTGGCCGCCGGCGGCTCGGTGGTGATCGCGGAGAAATTCTCGGCCTCGCATTTCTGGTCAGACATCGTGCGGCATGACTGCACGCTGTTTCAATATATCGGCGAGCTCTGCCGTTATCTGCTCAAGGCGGCGCCCTCGGAATATGAGAACCGGCATCGTCTCCGCCTCGTCTGCGGCAACGGCCTGCGCGGCGACATCTGGGAAGACTTTCAGGCGCGCTTTGCCATTCCGCGCATCCTCGAATTCTATGCGGCCACCGAAGGCAATTTCTCGCTGTTCAACGTCGAGGGACAGCCGGGCGCGATCGGCCGCATCCCGCCGCTGCTGGCGCATCGCTTTCCCGCCAATCTCGTCAAGCTCGACCCTGACAGCGGCGTGCCGCTGCGCAACGAAGAGGGGTTTTGCCTCGCCTGCGCCCGCGGTGAGGCTGGCGAGGCCATCGGCCGCATCGGCACCGCCGATGAAGGCGGTGGCCGCTTCGAGGGCTACACCGATGCCGGCGAGACCGAGAAGAAGGTTCTTCGCGATGTCTTCGCCAGCGGCGATGCCTGGTTTCGCACCGGCGATTTGATGCGGATCGACGACAAGGGCTTCTTCCATTTCGTCGATCGGATCGGGGACACCTTCCGCTGGAAGGGCGAGAACGTCGCGACCTCGGAGGTGAACGACGCGATGCGCGACTTTACCGGTGTGGTCGACGCCACCACCTACGGCGTCAACATTCCCGGCGCGGACGGCCGCGCCGGCATGAGCGCGATCGTCGTCAATGGGGGCTTCGACATCGAGGCATTGCCCGCACATCTGGCGCAACGCTTGCCGGCCTATGCGCGCCCGGTCTTCATTCGCATCTCCAGCGAGATCGATGCGACCGAGACGTTCAAGCAGAAGAAGGGCGACCTCGCACGGGAGGGCTTCGATCCCGGCGCGATCTCCGACCCGCTGTTCATGGCAGACCCGAAGTCCGGGACCTATGTGGCGTTGGATACGGAGGCCCATGCGCGGATCGTGGACGGCTCGATCAGGCTGTAGATGCCGCCAAAATCCGCTGATAGGTCCAATTTTATCTGAATTGTCCAAGAAGCCATTTACTTCTCTCGGGTAAACAAGCGGCCATAGGGAGGCGGCCAGCAAGAGCCGCCGCAACACCAATGATAACAAAGCGAGCGAGCCATGTCGGTAAGGTCTAAGGTCATTGAGGCGATCCAGCAGATCGCCAAAGAGCAGCACGTCACGCTTCCCGTACTCTCGGACGATCTGTCGCTGCATGAGACGGGTTTCGACTCGCTCGCCTTCGCTATTCTGGTCGCGCGTCTCGAGGACGAGACCGGCGTCGATCCCTTCACCATTTCCGAGGACGCAGCGTTTCCCGCCACGGTGGGCGATTTCGTGCGGGCCTACGAAAATGTCCCCGCGTGAGATCTTCGCGCTTCGCGACCATCTCG encodes the following:
- a CDS encoding DUF3551 domain-containing protein, with translation MRLPILTLAAIATLLVAADASAQTYDPRYPVCMHVYTPGGFGGGGGDYFDCSFTSLPQCRATASGRSASCDVNPYYRFDQPPQQPRRRHKKQH
- a CDS encoding long-chain-acyl-CoA synthetase, which encodes MNGMTTGIIERPKAARAPSASKIWLKAIELTARIETLPGRLFADVIDDWAQRQPDRVALTTDDASLDYEGLSKRINRYARWARSAGVAKGDTVALIMPNGVDYVAAWLGISRIGGVAALLNTKLVGQSLAHCLDVAKPSHIIVAQELTEMLESATPHLKTQAKVWTHGDARSERAIDVALAALDDAPMSPEERGEVTIDDRALLIYTSGTTGLPKAASISHRRILNWGFWFAGLTGASPQDRLYDCLPLFHSVGGIVAPCSMLAAGGSVVIAEKFSASHFWSDIVRHDCTLFQYIGELCRYLLKAAPSEYENRHRLRLVCGNGLRGDIWEDFQARFAIPRILEFYAATEGNFSLFNVEGQPGAIGRIPPLLAHRFPANLVKLDPDSGVPLRNEEGFCLACARGEAGEAIGRIGTADEGGGRFEGYTDAGETEKKVLRDVFASGDAWFRTGDLMRIDDKGFFHFVDRIGDTFRWKGENVATSEVNDAMRDFTGVVDATTYGVNIPGADGRAGMSAIVVNGGFDIEALPAHLAQRLPAYARPVFIRISSEIDATETFKQKKGDLAREGFDPGAISDPLFMADPKSGTYVALDTEAHARIVDGSIRL
- the htpG gene encoding molecular chaperone HtpG → MTTSDTAVHTQPFQAEVSELLHLMVHSVYSETDIFLRELVSNASDACDKLRYEAIASPSLLGEGDALKIRIIPNKAAGTLTIADNGIGMERQELIDHLGTIARSGTKAFVSKLKEAKDGLGLIGQFGVGFYSAFMVADKIVVVSRRAGESDVWTWTSSGGSGFEIAGASDEEAARVTRGTEIVLHLKDDAKKYLEAFEIERIIGAYSDNILFPIELVPEEGEPRQINSASALWQRSKSELTADDYKKAYQQIASAFDDPAMTLHYRAEGRYSYAVLLFAPSTKPFDLFEPNRKGRVKLYVRRVFITDDADLLPGYLRFIRGVVDSEDLPLNISREMLQNNPQLAQIRKAVATRVVSELESLAEKDPENFAKIWDAFGAVLKEGIYEDFERREKLLALSRFTTTSGEKRSLKQVIADFKPNQTEIYYLVGDSIERLKSNPRLEAATARGIEVLLLSDPVDAFWTSMPSEFDGKPLKSLSQGDLNLDLIPRVDDNDEAKKDEPEADEAATIAVIKAALGERVSDVKASTRLTSSASCLVADSQGPSRELERILSQQNRGMKTKPILEINLRHPMVGAITKAQAGSKAVDDLSLLLLEQAQILDGELPEDPAAFAARLNRLVLQGLGA
- a CDS encoding DUF3551 domain-containing protein, with protein sequence MRFSFGLIMIAGTLLTPASSHAQTFDPRYPVCMHVYSGANGGGGEWYDCSFTSLPQCRATASGRSAICDLNPYYPVHAPASYHSRNPRVR
- a CDS encoding acyl carrier protein: MSVRSKVIEAIQQIAKEQHVTLPVLSDDLSLHETGFDSLAFAILVARLEDETGVDPFTISEDAAFPATVGDFVRAYENVPA